One part of the Acidimicrobiales bacterium genome encodes these proteins:
- a CDS encoding GNAT family N-acetyltransferase, giving the protein MDLQLRLLTRAEAERVVRRRNDPSAGDLPWADEYPLDGDTRACAAYITQLPIEGGAGATNEFGYYQIVERGQVVGGIGFHGPPRAGVAEVGYGVVPAVRGRGVATGALRLAVEVARMSGRVSRLVGRTTPDNLASQQVMRSVGMGVVGHDDEFLHFEMAVERAG; this is encoded by the coding sequence GTGGACCTGCAGCTACGTCTGCTGACCCGCGCCGAGGCCGAGCGGGTGGTGCGCCGGCGCAACGATCCGTCCGCCGGAGACTTGCCGTGGGCGGACGAGTATCCGCTGGACGGGGACACCCGAGCCTGCGCCGCCTACATCACCCAGCTACCGATCGAAGGCGGCGCCGGCGCAACGAACGAATTCGGCTACTACCAGATCGTCGAACGCGGCCAGGTCGTCGGCGGGATCGGCTTTCACGGTCCGCCCCGTGCGGGCGTCGCGGAGGTGGGCTACGGCGTGGTGCCCGCTGTCAGAGGTCGTGGCGTCGCAACCGGCGCGTTGCGGCTCGCTGTCGAGGTCGCTCGGATGAGCGGACGGGTCTCCAGGCTGGTCGGGCGCACGACCCCGGACAACCTGGCCTCCCAGCAGGTCATGCGGTCCGTCGGAATGGGGGTCGTCGGTCACGACGACGAGTTCCTCCACTTCGAAATGGCGGTCGAGCGCGCCGGTTAA
- a CDS encoding inositol monophosphatase family protein, which translates to MSQPETDLQLALRLCDIADGITSKAFRRPDLAVETKPDLTPVTESDRGVELALREELAQLRPDDVIVGEEFGESSTGATGSRRRWIIDPIDGTKNFVRGIPVWATLLALQSDGEVTVGIVSAPELGRRWWAARGQGAYAGVPAGAGTPIRVSAVANLGDAQLSNGSLSGWEEHGGPARVVELALRCWRDRAFGDFWSHMLVAEGACEIALDPIVSLWDLAAIQVIVEEAGGTFTDLSGVARSDGGSAISSNGLLHDAALAILNGLA; encoded by the coding sequence TTGAGCCAACCCGAGACCGACCTCCAGCTCGCCCTTCGGCTTTGCGACATCGCCGACGGGATCACTTCGAAGGCGTTCCGCCGGCCCGACCTCGCCGTCGAGACCAAGCCCGACCTCACGCCCGTCACCGAATCGGATCGAGGGGTGGAGCTCGCCCTCCGAGAGGAGCTGGCTCAGCTCAGACCCGACGACGTGATCGTGGGCGAGGAGTTCGGCGAAAGCTCAACGGGAGCGACCGGATCGCGACGCCGTTGGATCATCGATCCGATCGACGGAACCAAGAACTTCGTCCGCGGTATTCCGGTCTGGGCGACTCTCCTGGCTCTCCAATCCGACGGCGAGGTCACGGTCGGAATCGTGTCCGCCCCCGAGCTCGGCAGGAGGTGGTGGGCGGCGCGGGGGCAGGGCGCCTACGCGGGCGTCCCTGCCGGCGCCGGAACCCCTATCCGGGTTTCGGCGGTGGCCAACCTCGGAGACGCCCAGCTTTCCAACGGCAGCCTCTCCGGCTGGGAAGAGCACGGCGGACCCGCGCGGGTAGTGGAGCTCGCGCTTCGGTGCTGGCGGGACCGAGCGTTCGGCGACTTCTGGTCGCACATGCTCGTCGCAGAGGGCGCGTGCGAGATAGCCCTCGATCCGATCGTTTCGCTGTGGGACCTAGCCGCGATTCAGGTGATCGTGGAAGAGGCCGGCGGAACGTTCACCGATCTGTCCGGAGTGGCGCGCTCGGACGGAGGAAGCGCGATCAGTTCCAACGGGCTGCTTCACGACGCCGCGCTCGCGATCCTGAACGGGCTCGCTTAG
- the larC gene encoding nickel pincer cofactor biosynthesis protein LarC, which translates to MTTVAWWHCFAGVAGDMALASLIDAGADLGLIERELVGLPVGGWTLDAEETLRAGIACTHVRVRVRDHQVVRTYGHIVGLITEARLPERARQRSLATFARLAEVEGRLHRRPTSQVHFHEVGSTDAILDIVGTCVALELLGVDEIRCSPVAQGTGMVQSAHGSLPIPAPAVVELLAGAPTYGTGIPYELTTPTGAALVSTLSAGWGPMPPMEITGSGFGAGTRDIEGLPNVVQVVVGKAVDRADIDPAHGQPIVLVEANVDDVTGEILGTTVSALIGAGALDAWVTPVTGKKGRPAHVVSAICDPPLTGRLRQVLVDETGTLGVRAQTWERWPSQRQFSEVEVGGFPVRVKKGPRRIKAEHDDAARVARLLGVPVREVARLAEQEAHRQLDGSDGSDRRGLGPVDGPGGGSGGPAPA; encoded by the coding sequence GTGACAACGGTCGCCTGGTGGCACTGCTTCGCCGGCGTCGCCGGCGACATGGCGCTGGCAAGCCTGATCGACGCCGGCGCGGACCTGGGCCTCATCGAGCGCGAGCTGGTCGGCCTACCGGTCGGCGGCTGGACGCTTGACGCGGAGGAAACCCTCCGGGCGGGAATCGCGTGCACGCACGTTCGGGTTCGAGTCCGAGATCACCAGGTTGTCAGGACCTACGGCCACATTGTCGGGCTGATCACCGAGGCGCGGCTTCCCGAGCGCGCCAGGCAGAGGTCGCTGGCGACTTTCGCCCGGTTGGCTGAAGTGGAGGGAAGGCTGCACCGCCGCCCCACATCGCAAGTCCATTTTCACGAGGTCGGAAGCACCGACGCGATCCTCGACATCGTCGGCACATGCGTCGCCCTCGAACTTCTGGGAGTGGACGAGATCCGTTGCAGCCCGGTGGCTCAGGGCACCGGCATGGTTCAAAGCGCGCACGGCTCGCTGCCGATCCCAGCCCCCGCGGTCGTCGAACTGCTCGCGGGGGCACCCACTTACGGAACCGGTATTCCGTATGAGCTGACCACTCCGACCGGTGCCGCTCTTGTGTCGACGTTGAGCGCGGGTTGGGGCCCGATGCCCCCGATGGAGATCACAGGTTCCGGGTTCGGCGCGGGAACGCGCGACATCGAGGGCCTGCCGAACGTGGTCCAGGTGGTTGTCGGCAAAGCGGTCGACCGGGCCGACATCGACCCGGCGCACGGGCAGCCGATCGTCCTCGTCGAAGCGAACGTCGACGACGTAACCGGAGAGATCCTGGGCACCACCGTGTCCGCGCTCATCGGCGCCGGCGCCCTGGACGCGTGGGTAACGCCGGTGACCGGCAAGAAGGGTCGGCCGGCCCACGTGGTGAGCGCGATTTGCGACCCGCCGCTCACCGGCCGGTTGCGACAGGTCCTGGTCGACGAAACCGGGACTCTCGGCGTCAGGGCCCAAACGTGGGAGCGTTGGCCGTCGCAGCGTCAGTTCTCGGAAGTGGAGGTCGGGGGGTTTCCAGTCCGTGTCAAGAAAGGGCCCCGCCGCATCAAGGCCGAACACGACGACGCGGCTCGGGTTGCCCGTCTGCTCGGCGTCCCCGTGCGGGAGGTCGCCAGGCTCGCCGAGCAGGAGGCGCACCGACAACTGGACGGCTCGGACGGCTCGGACCGCAGGGGGCTCGGTCCTGTTGACGGCCCCGGTGGCGGGAGTGGGGGACCGGCGCCGGCGTGA
- a CDS encoding ABC transporter ATP-binding protein, with protein sequence MRGYRGSIRDPDELKAAAVTKGTLRRIWRFLRPYRGRLTLYLLAIMAGAGIGSIPPLLVQSLIDNGIRHHNLHLVDVLAAGMVGLALATTALSLVNRWFGSVIGEGIIYDLRAQLYDHVQRMPVAFFTRTQTGSLMSRLTNDVLDAQNAVGTAASVTSDLFTLVATLVPMFVLSPGITGLALIVLPPFVLLDRLMASRISRLSRRRMQLNADMSATMTERFNVAGAMLVKLFGRPDQESKEFSGRAAAVRDSGIRLALLSRYLFAALSLVGAVGTAAVYWLGGRWAVTGSLKVGTVVALAAYVTRLYSPLTDLASTRVDLLGAIVSFDRVFEVLDTPPAVAERPGAIALSDVKGRIEADGIWFRYPAAADVSVASLETTADHANDPLGTEPGAWVLKDVSFVAEPGTMTALVGPSGAGKTTLSGLIPRLHDVVQGSLTIDGHDVRDLTLASLSSAVGVVTQDAHLFHDTIAANLRYARPEATNEELRAACHAARIHDLIESLPDGYDTVVGERGYRLSGGEKQRLAIARVLLKDPAVVILDEATAHLDSETELLVQQALAAALSGRTSIVIAHRLSTIQAADQILVLDDGRIVARGTHSSLVAERGLYADLYQTQYLRGAGELAPAS encoded by the coding sequence TTGAGGGGATATCGCGGTTCGATACGCGATCCGGACGAGTTGAAAGCCGCCGCCGTTACCAAGGGGACACTGCGAAGGATCTGGCGTTTCCTGAGGCCTTACCGCGGCCGGCTGACCCTGTACCTGCTGGCGATCATGGCCGGCGCCGGAATCGGGTCCATCCCGCCACTGCTGGTCCAGTCGTTGATCGACAACGGCATCCGCCACCACAACCTGCACCTGGTCGACGTGCTGGCTGCGGGGATGGTCGGCCTGGCCCTCGCGACGACGGCGCTGTCCCTCGTCAACCGGTGGTTCGGCTCGGTGATCGGCGAGGGAATCATCTACGACCTGCGCGCTCAGCTGTACGACCACGTGCAGCGGATGCCGGTCGCGTTCTTTACGCGCACGCAGACCGGCTCGCTGATGTCACGACTGACCAACGACGTGCTCGACGCCCAGAACGCGGTGGGAACCGCCGCGTCGGTGACCTCGGATCTCTTCACGCTGGTCGCAACGCTGGTTCCGATGTTCGTACTGAGTCCAGGCATCACCGGTCTGGCCCTGATCGTGCTGCCGCCGTTCGTGCTGCTCGACCGGCTGATGGCGTCGCGAATCAGCCGGCTTTCCCGTCGCCGGATGCAGCTCAACGCCGACATGAGCGCCACGATGACCGAACGCTTCAACGTCGCCGGCGCGATGCTCGTCAAACTCTTCGGACGCCCCGATCAGGAGTCGAAGGAGTTCTCCGGCCGCGCGGCGGCGGTGCGCGACTCGGGCATCCGTCTGGCGCTGCTCAGCCGTTACCTGTTTGCCGCGCTCTCGCTCGTCGGCGCGGTTGGTACAGCCGCGGTTTACTGGCTCGGCGGGCGATGGGCCGTGACGGGAAGCTTGAAGGTGGGGACAGTTGTCGCTCTGGCCGCGTACGTGACGCGCTTGTACTCACCGCTCACCGACCTGGCGAGCACGCGGGTTGACCTGCTCGGAGCGATCGTCAGTTTTGACCGAGTGTTCGAGGTCCTCGACACTCCGCCGGCAGTGGCGGAACGACCAGGTGCGATCGCCTTGTCCGACGTAAAAGGCAGGATCGAGGCTGACGGAATCTGGTTCCGTTACCCTGCCGCGGCCGACGTGTCGGTCGCGTCGTTGGAGACAACGGCCGATCACGCCAACGATCCTCTGGGCACCGAGCCCGGCGCTTGGGTCTTGAAAGACGTTTCGTTCGTTGCCGAGCCCGGAACGATGACTGCGTTGGTCGGGCCATCCGGTGCCGGAAAGACGACGCTGTCCGGTTTGATCCCTCGCCTGCACGACGTGGTTCAGGGCTCGTTGACGATCGACGGTCACGATGTCCGTGACTTGACCCTCGCGTCGCTTTCGTCAGCAGTCGGCGTTGTCACGCAGGACGCCCACCTTTTTCATGACACCATCGCAGCGAACCTTCGATACGCCAGACCCGAAGCTACCAACGAGGAACTGCGCGCAGCTTGCCATGCTGCACGCATCCATGATCTCATCGAGTCGCTGCCCGACGGTTACGACACTGTCGTCGGAGAACGGGGCTACCGGTTGTCGGGTGGAGAGAAGCAGCGGCTCGCGATAGCCCGAGTTCTCCTCAAGGATCCGGCCGTGGTCATACTCGACGAGGCCACCGCCCATCTGGACTCGGAAACCGAGCTCCTTGTGCAACAAGCGCTGGCGGCAGCGCTGTCGGGTCGAACTTCGATCGTGATCGCCCACCGGCTTTCGACCATCCAGGCAGCAGATCAGATCCTCGTGCTGGACGACGGCCGGATCGTCGCGAGGGGAACTCACTCTTCGCTCGTCGCCGAGCGCGGACTCTACGCCGATCTCTACCAGACTCAATACCTGCGAGGCGCCGGCGAGCTCGCCCCCGCCAGCTAA
- a CDS encoding ABC-F family ATP-binding cassette domain-containing protein, whose amino-acid sequence MLEARHLQVEVGGRVTLEDASFMVRAGDKVGLVGRNGAGKTSLLKVLGGENPPAAGTVTVQGRLGFLTQDPRALRHVSHSSGLSHVLSGRGLDDAADRLEKLRLAMEESPSERTISRYSRAEEHFAALNGYAAESEVRQLAAGLGLTPGRLDLPLRVLSGGERRRVELARILFAGSDVLMLDEPTNHLDSDAKTWLMSFLRDYRGALLVVSHDLDLLDESITRVLHIDDGELVEYKGTYSQYQEARKADEERRRKLASRQQAEIKRLSDLAESMRHQTAKRARTAKSLDKRVERLRSTAASTPKRRDRRYKVNFPQPPRAGRVVLEVEGLAQAYGGPPVFEDVSFALERGERLLVMGLNGAGKTSLLRILAREAQPVAGTVNAGLGVVPGYYAQEHEGITPGITVLAHMREKSNAPEVDLRELLGMFSLTGDIAFQDAGTLSGGEKTKLALAQLVAGRHNLLLLDEPTNNLDPPSREAIGRALAAWPGAMVIVSHDVGFVAELAPNRVLMMPEGIEDFWSDGMLELVALA is encoded by the coding sequence GTGCTCGAAGCCCGGCACCTACAGGTCGAGGTCGGCGGCCGCGTCACCTTGGAGGACGCGTCCTTCATGGTGCGCGCCGGCGACAAGGTCGGCCTCGTGGGCCGAAACGGCGCGGGCAAGACCAGCCTGCTCAAGGTCCTCGGTGGTGAGAACCCGCCGGCGGCGGGGACGGTCACCGTGCAGGGTCGACTGGGTTTCCTGACCCAGGACCCGAGGGCGCTCAGGCACGTCAGCCATTCGAGCGGACTGAGCCACGTACTTTCCGGAAGAGGCCTCGACGATGCCGCCGACCGTCTCGAAAAGTTGCGGCTGGCGATGGAGGAGTCCCCGTCGGAGCGGACCATCTCTCGCTACTCCCGCGCCGAAGAACACTTCGCCGCCCTCAACGGCTACGCCGCCGAATCAGAGGTCCGCCAGCTGGCCGCAGGATTAGGTTTGACGCCCGGCCGACTCGATCTTCCGCTCCGCGTGCTTTCCGGCGGAGAAAGACGCCGCGTCGAGCTCGCCCGGATCCTCTTTGCCGGCTCGGACGTGTTGATGCTCGACGAGCCCACCAACCATCTGGACAGCGACGCCAAGACCTGGCTGATGTCGTTCCTCCGCGACTATCGCGGCGCCCTGCTGGTGGTCAGCCACGACCTAGATCTGCTGGACGAGTCGATCACTCGCGTCCTTCACATCGACGATGGCGAACTGGTCGAGTACAAGGGCACCTACTCGCAATACCAGGAAGCCCGGAAGGCAGACGAGGAACGCCGTCGCAAGCTGGCGTCCCGGCAACAGGCCGAGATCAAACGACTTTCCGACCTGGCCGAGTCGATGCGGCACCAGACCGCGAAGCGGGCGCGCACCGCGAAGTCTCTCGACAAGAGAGTCGAACGGCTGCGTTCCACTGCGGCTTCAACTCCGAAGCGAAGAGACCGCCGTTACAAGGTCAACTTCCCCCAACCGCCCCGAGCTGGCCGCGTGGTGTTGGAAGTCGAGGGGCTCGCTCAGGCCTACGGAGGCCCGCCGGTCTTCGAGGACGTCTCGTTCGCTTTGGAGCGCGGCGAACGGCTGCTGGTCATGGGACTCAACGGTGCGGGCAAGACCAGCCTGCTCCGGATTCTCGCCCGCGAAGCGCAACCGGTCGCCGGGACTGTTAACGCCGGCCTCGGTGTCGTACCGGGTTACTACGCGCAGGAACACGAAGGAATCACGCCCGGAATAACAGTCCTCGCCCACATGCGAGAGAAGTCGAACGCGCCAGAGGTCGACCTCCGTGAGCTCCTCGGGATGTTCAGCCTGACGGGCGACATCGCTTTTCAGGACGCAGGCACGCTATCCGGCGGGGAGAAGACCAAGCTCGCCCTGGCGCAGCTCGTCGCCGGGCGCCACAACCTGCTGTTGCTGGACGAGCCGACCAACAATCTCGACCCACCATCGAGGGAAGCGATAGGCCGCGCCCTCGCCGCTTGGCCGGGTGCAATGGTGATAGTCAGTCACGACGTCGGTTTCGTCGCCGAGTTGGCTCCGAACCGCGTGCTGATGATGCCTGAGGGGATCGAAGACTTCTGGAGCGACGGGATGCTCGAGTTGGTGGCGCTCGCTTGA
- a CDS encoding site-specific integrase — MPRIREKAPGVWEITASTGRRNPATGKYGQVSRTVRTAPRRPGAKGYPNAVEAEAAKLIAEVDGGRHQGKRRTLSELLDEYLRHQEARGRAPKTMLEARRRAERIQADPISAKDVRRLTGRDLDEFYARLSSTGGRSGKGMHSTTRHHFHSLIRAALNQAIRWRWLSPPNPASEARAPALAPDERVPPTPEEARSLALAVSKENPDLAALIFVDATTGMRRGEICGLRFCDVDFESASATIWWRCSDLPKDQTAALEGTGNVVKVFPSGVVMLSATKNKKRRRFALDPITLAVLIEQKARAESRCEALGVELASDAFVWSQVADHSEPWRPNRVSGAFTALRNREKMSHKCLNDLRHFSATQLVAAGIDPRLVAGRLGHDASVLLRIYSHVIPARDQAAAQLLGELMRGEPG, encoded by the coding sequence GTGCCAAGGATACGGGAGAAGGCACCTGGCGTTTGGGAGATCACCGCCTCGACGGGACGGCGGAATCCTGCGACGGGCAAGTACGGCCAGGTGTCCCGCACGGTCCGCACGGCCCCGCGCCGACCGGGCGCCAAGGGATATCCCAACGCGGTGGAGGCCGAGGCAGCGAAGTTAATCGCCGAGGTGGACGGGGGCCGTCATCAGGGTAAGCGGCGCACCCTCAGCGAGCTTCTCGACGAGTACCTGCGCCATCAGGAGGCGCGCGGCCGGGCGCCCAAGACGATGCTAGAGGCCCGCCGGCGAGCTGAGCGGATCCAGGCTGATCCCATCAGTGCCAAGGATGTGCGGCGCCTGACCGGCCGTGACCTCGATGAGTTCTACGCCCGGCTTTCTTCCACCGGCGGCCGGTCCGGCAAGGGAATGCACTCGACGACCCGCCATCACTTCCACTCCTTGATTCGGGCCGCGCTCAACCAGGCCATCAGGTGGCGGTGGCTGTCGCCGCCAAATCCAGCTTCCGAGGCACGAGCCCCGGCGCTGGCACCTGACGAGCGAGTGCCGCCGACGCCGGAGGAAGCCCGTAGCCTCGCCCTTGCTGTGAGCAAAGAGAACCCCGATTTGGCCGCCCTGATCTTCGTGGACGCCACTACCGGCATGCGCCGGGGAGAGATCTGCGGGTTGCGGTTCTGCGATGTCGACTTCGAATCCGCCAGTGCGACGATCTGGTGGCGCTGCTCCGATCTGCCCAAGGACCAGACCGCCGCCTTGGAAGGTACGGGAAACGTCGTCAAGGTCTTCCCTAGCGGTGTCGTCATGTTGTCGGCCACGAAGAACAAGAAGCGGCGCCGCTTCGCGCTGGACCCGATCACCCTCGCCGTGCTCATAGAGCAGAAGGCGCGTGCCGAGTCCAGGTGCGAGGCCCTCGGCGTCGAACTGGCTTCTGACGCGTTCGTGTGGTCGCAGGTCGCCGATCACTCGGAGCCCTGGCGGCCCAACCGCGTGTCGGGCGCGTTCACGGCCTTGCGCAACCGGGAGAAGATGTCTCACAAGTGCCTCAACGACCTACGTCATTTCTCGGCGACGCAGCTCGTCGCGGCTGGCATCGATCCGAGGCTTGTGGCCGGCCGGCTCGGTCACGACGCTTCAGTTTTGTTGCGCATCTACAGCCACGTGATCCCCGCGCGTGACCAAGCCGCCGCGCAGCTGCTCGGCGAACTCATGAGAGGCGAGCCCGGTTGA